The Trichoplusia ni isolate ovarian cell line Hi5 chromosome 17, tn1, whole genome shotgun sequence genome includes a region encoding these proteins:
- the LOC113502325 gene encoding collagen alpha-2(IV) chain-like isoform X1 — translation MGPGTLFYFLAALAFTQASEDVPKKPVKDDSLVLEDARAARQYGPWQGQPGQPDNEVVVDIEDEEKKQYYETNYDTSAYGFGYDVGPNGQFHHENRGPDGVTYGCYGYVDPEGYLRATHYVADSHGYRVVEPEKPVEVFPDEKYEYDEATDGQAVDTKPGQVIPWKKLYFPKGCGRTPGGVPAKPLPKPTPKPKPPRPVDSTGQGSIVKPVQTGPNGPGGSWQGTPGTPGSPGTPGTPGTPGSPGTPGSPGSPGGPGGPGGPGGPNGPTTGGYYPGQPGSPDSPGSPGSPGGPGGPGGPGGPGGPGGPGSTDYPSGPSGGVYPGQPGTPGSPGSPGSPGTPGGPGGPGGPGGPGGPGSIDYPTGPSGGLYPGQPGTPGSPGSPGSPGTPGGPGGPGGPGGPGGPGGPGSIDYPSGPSGGVYPGQPGTPGSPGSPGSPGTPGGPGGPGGPGGPGGPGSTDYPNGPAGGEQYPGQVGTPGSPGSPGSPGSPGGPGGPGGPGGPGGPGGPSYPGNPGLPSRPGQPGYPGQPGQPATPGQPGYPGQPGTSGHPGQPGKPGTPGQPGLPGEPSQPGQPGTPGYPGQPGQPGYPGQPGQPGYPGQPGQPGYPGQPGQPGYPGQPGQPGYPGQPGQPGYPGQPGQPGYPGQPGQPGYPGQPGQPGYPGQPAQPGTPGYPGQPGKPGQIGEPGQPGQPGTPGKPGQSGTPGKPGQPGYPGQPGQPGYPGQPGHPGYPGQPGQPGYPGEPGQPGSSGQPGQPGTPGQPGQPGYPGQPGQPGYPGQPGQPGKPGQPGQPGYPGQPGYPGQPGQTGQPSKPVQPGQQGGPGEPGYPGQPGQPGYPGQPGQPGYPGQPGQPGHPGEPGQPGYPGQPGQPGHPGEPGQPGYPGQPGQPGYPGQPGHPGQPGHPGQPGQPGYPGQPGQPGHPGEPGQPGYPGQPGQPGYPGQPGHPGQPGQPGQPGHPGQPGKPGQPGQPGQPGQPGYPGQPGQPGKPGQPGQPGYPGQPGQPGKPGQPGQPGYPGQPGQPGQQGGPGEPGYPGQPGEPGYPGQPGYPGQPGQPGYPGQPGQPGYPGQPGQPGQPGKPGQPGYPGQPGEPGQPGQQGGPGEPGYPGQPGQPGYPGQPGQPGQSGQQGLPGKPGQPGQPGQPGYPGQPGQPGYPGQPGQPGYPGQPGKPGQPGSPGQQGQPGYPGQPGQPGKPGQPGYPGQPGYPGQPGQPGKPGQPGYPGQPGQQGQPGKPGQPGYPGQPGQPGQPGQPGQQGGPGEPGYPGQPGQPGKPGQPGQPGQPGQPGYPGQPGQQGQPGKPGQPGYPGQPGQPGQPGQSGYPGQPGQPGQPGTPGQPGYPGQPGQPGQPGQPGQQGGPGEPGYPGQPGQPGKPGQPGQPGQPGYPGQPGQQGQPGKPGQPGYPGQPGQPGQPGQPGYPGQPGQPGQQGGPGEPGYPGQPGQPGKPGQPGQPGKPGQPGQPGYPGQPGQPGQPGTPGQPGYPGQPGQPGKPGQQGGPGEPGYPGQPGQPGKPGQPGYPGQPGQPGQPGTPGQPGYPGQPGQPGQPGYPGQSGQPGKPGQPGYPGQPGQPGQPGQPGYPGQPGQTGQQGGSGEPGYPGQPGEPGHPGYPGQSGQPGKPGQPGYPGQPGQPGQPGQPGQQGGPGEPGYPGQPGQPGKPGQPGQPGQPGYPGQPGQQGQPGKPGQPGYPGQPGLPGQPGQQGGPGEPGYPGQPGQPGKPGQPGQPGQPGYPGQPGQQGQPGKPGRPGQPGYPGQPGQLGQPGKPGQPGYPGQPGQPGQPGQPGQQGGPGEPGYPGQPGEPGQPGYPGQSGQPGKPGQPGYPGQPGQPGQPGQQGGPGEPGYPAQPGQPGQPGKPGQPGQPGYPGQPGEPGQPGKPGQPGYPGQPGQPGHPGKPGQPGQPGYPGQPGMPGQPGQPGYPGQPGYPGQPGQPGQQGQPGYPGQYPDSEGAPTGTGVQPPATVPSGQMPPFPIYVIPYPLPIVPSPGSCPCYLLNPGQNGTTTQGQVSPPPNYQNQPQYAPYGIIGFVPVVFMPYCPGNGSTMNSAQQNFPNAVPMQYNCAQCQANSDIYRYLGRQSGGRSTGFKDLKEIKSLSELEDLLRNQIKPLKKSVRTIGANPRILDDPKTENDKSEKKNAKKTEKNKQ, via the exons GCCGCACTGGCATTTACACAAGCCAGTGAGGATGTACCAAAGAAGCCAGTGAAAGATGACTCATTAGTATTAGAAGATGCGAGAGCAGCCCGGCAGTATGGTCCTTGGCAGGGTCAACCGGGTCAACCGGACAACGAAGTAGTCGTAGACATCGAAGATGAAGAAAAGAAACAGTATTATGAAACCAACTATGACACAA GCGCATACGGTTTCGGTTACGACGTTGGCCCTAACGGACAGTTCCACCACGAGAACCGCGGTCCGGATGGAGTCACGTACGGTTGCTATGGTTACGTCGACCCCGAAGGCTACCTCCGCGCCACTCACTACGTTGCTGACAGCCACGGATACAGAGTAGTGGAGCCAGAGAAGCCCGTCGAAGTGTTCCCAGATGAAAAATACGAGTACGATGAAGC AACTGATGGACAAGCAGTAGACACGAAACCAGGCCAAGTTATTCCGTGGAAGAAGCTATACTTCCCCAAAGGATGTGGTCGTACACCTGGTGGTGTTCCAGCCAAGCCCCTACCTAAACCCACTCCGAAACCGAAACCACCACGCCCTGTAGACAGTACTGGCCAGGGTAGCATTGTTAAGCCAGTTCAAACTG gaCCCAATGGACCTGGAGGATCAT GGCAAGGCACCCCGGGCACTCCCGGATCTCCTGGCACACCCGGCACACCCGGCACTCCTGGCTCTCCCGGTACTCCCGGCTCTCCTGGCTCGCCTGGCGGACCAG GTGGTCCAGGAGGCCCAGGTGGCCCGAACGGTCCCACGACTGGTGGATACTACCCAGGACAACCAGGCAGCCCAGACAGCCCAGGTAGCCCCGGCAGCCCAGGAGGACCCG GAGGACCCGGAGGCCCAGGAGGCCCAGGGGGTCCAGGTGGACCTGGTAGTACAGATTATCCTAGCGGACCCTCAGGTGGAGTTTACCCCGGACAACCTGGCACGCCGGGCAGCCCCGGCAGCCCAGGATCACCAGGCACTCCGGGAGGACCAG GAGGCCCAGGAGGACCAGGAGGTCCAGGTGGACCCGGTAGTATAGATTACCCGACTGGACCCTCAGGTGGACTTTACCCCGGACAACCTGGCACGCCCGGCAGCCCCGGCAGCCCAGGATCACCAGGCACCCCGGGGGGACCAG GAGGTCCAGGAGGTCCTGGTGGCCCAGGAGGCCCAGGTGGACCTGGCAGCATAGACTATCCTAGCGGACCCTCAGGAGGAGTCTACCCCGGACAACCCGGCACCCCCGGTAGCCCAGGCAGTCCGGGATCACCAG GAACACCAGGAGGACCGGGAGGACCAGGTGGCCCAGGTGGCCCAGGTGGACCTGGCAGTACAGATTATCCTAACGGACCCGCAGGAGGCGAACAGTATCCAGGACAAGTTGGGACGCCCGGCAGCCCAGGCAGTCCAGGATCACCTGGCAGCCCAGGAGGACCAG GAGGTCCAGGAGGCCCAGGAGGTCCTGGAGGCCCAGGAGGACCAAGTTACCCCGGAAATCCGGGACTACCGTCCAGACCAGGACAACCAGGATACCCAGGTCAACCCGGACAACCCGCTACACCAGGACAACCAGGATACCCAGGACAGCCCGGCACATCAGGACACCCAGGGCAGCCTGGAAAACCCGGTACACCAGGACAGCCAGGTTTACCTGGTGAACCAAGTCAGCCCGGGCAACCCGGCACGCCAGGATACCCAGGACAGCCCGGACAACCAGGATACCCAGGGCAGCCCGGACAACCAGGATACCCAGGACAGCCCGGACAACCAGGATACCCAGGACAGCCTGGACAACCAGGATACCCAGGACAGCCCGGACAACCAGGATACCCAGGACAGCCTGGACAACCAGGATACCCAGGACAGCCTGGACAACCAGGATACCCAGGACAGCCCGGACAACCAGGATATCCAGGACAGCCCGGACAACCAGGATACCCAGGACAGCCCGCACAACCCGGTACGCCAGGTTATCCAGGACAACCCGGTAAACCAGGACAGATTGGGGAACCAGGTCAGCCCGGGCAACCTGGCACACCAGGAAAGCCCGGACAATCTGGCACGCCAGGAAAGCCCGGACAACCAGGATACCCAGGACAGCCCGGACAACCGGGATACCCAGGACAGCCCGGGCACCCAGGATACCCAGGACAGCCTGGACAACCAG GTTACCCCGGAGAACCAGGTCAACCAGGGTCCTCTGGACAGCCTGGGCAACCAGGCACACCAGGACAGCCAGGACAACCTGGATACCCAGGACAGCCTGGACAGCCAGGATACCCTGGACAGCCCGGACAACCAGGAAAGCCAGGACAGCCTGGACAGCCGGGATACCCTGGCCAACCAG gatACCCCGGACAGCCTGGACAAACGGGACAACCGAGTAAGCCAGTACAGCCCGGTCAACAAGGAGGACCCGGTGAGCCAGGATACCCTGGACAACCAGGACAGCCAGGATACCCGGGACAACCTGGACAGCCAGGATACCCAGGACAGCCTGGACAACCCGGACACCCAGGAGAGCCTGGACAGCCAGGATACCCAGGACAGCCTGGACAACCCGGACACCCAGGAGAGCCTGGACAGCCAGGATACCCAGGACAGCCTGGACAGCCAGGATACCCCGGACAACCCGGACACCCAGGACAACCCGGTCACCCAGGACAACCAGGACAGCCAGGATACCCAGGACAGCCTGGACAACCCGGACACCCAGGAGAGCCTGGACAGCCAGGATACCCAGGACAGCCTGGACAGCCAGGATACCCCGGACAACCCGGACACCCAGGACAACCAGGACAACCAGGACAACCTGGTCACCCAGGACAACCAGGCAAACCAGGACAACCTGGACAGCCAGGACAGCCCGGCCAACCTGGATATCCAGGACAGCCCGGACAACCAGGCAAGCCAGGACAACCTGGTCAGCCAGGATACCCCGGCCAACCAGGACAACCAGGCAAACCAGGACAACCTGGACAGCCAGGATACCCCGGACAGCCAGGACAGCCTGGTCAACAAGGAGGCCCTGGTGAGCCAGGATACCCCGGACAACCAGGTGAACCAGGCTACCCCGGACAACCCGGTTACCCAGGACAGCCCGGACAGCCAGGATATCCCGGACAACCTGGACAGCCAGGATATCCCGGACAACCAGGACAGCCAGGCCAACCAGGCAAACCAGGACAACCTGGATACCCCGGACAGCCGGGAGAGCCCGGACAACCCGGTCAACAAGGAGGCCCCGGTGAGCCAGGATACCCCGGACAACCAGGCCAACCAGGCTACCCAGGACAACCTGGACAGCCAGGACAATCAGGACAGCAAGGCCTACCAGGCAAACCAGGGCAACCTGGACAGCCAGGCCAGCCAGGATACCCTGGACAGCCTGGACAACCAGGATACCCTGGACAGCCTGGACAACCAGGCTACCCAGGACAGCCAGGCAAGCCAGGACAGCCTGGATCCCCCGGACAACAAGGACAACCCGGCTACCCAGGACAGCCCGGACAACCCGGCAAGCCAGGACAGCCTGGATACCCCGGACAACCCGGCTACCCAGGACAGCCCGGACAACCCGGCAAGCCAGGACAACCCGGATACCCAGGGCAACCAGGACAGCAAGGCCAACCAGGCAAACCAGGACAACCTGGATACCCTGGACAGCCGGGACAACCAGGACAACCTG GACAGCCCGGTCAACAAGGAGGCCCCGGTGAGCCAG GTTACCCCGGACAGCCCGGGCAACCAGGCAAGCCAGGCCAGCCCGGACAACCAGGACAACCAGGACAACCCGGATACCCAGGGCAACCAGGACAGCAAGGCCAACCAGGCAAACCAGGACAACCTGGATACCCTGGACAGCCGGGACAACCAGGACAACCTGGACAGTCAGGATACCCCGGACAACCAGGACAGCCAGGCCAACCAGGCACTCCAGGACAACCTGGATACCCTGGACAGCCGGGACAACCAGGACAGCCAGGACAGCCCGGTCAACAAGGAGGCCCCGGTGAGCCAGGTTACCCCGGACAGCCCGGGCAACCAGGCAAGCCAGGCCAGCCCGGACAACCAGGACAACCCGGATACCCAGGGCAACCAGGACAACAAGGCCAACCAGGCAAACCAGGACAACCTGGATACCCTGGACAGCCGGGACAACCAGGACAACCTGGACAGCCAGGATACCCCGGACAGCCAGGACAGCCCGGTCAACAAGGAGGCCCTGGTGAGCCAGGATACCCAGGACAACCTGGACAACCAGGCAAACCAGGACAACCTGGACAACCAGGCAAACCAGGACAACCTGGACAGCCAGGATATCCCGGACAACCAGGACAGCCAGGCCAACCAGGCACACCAGGACAACCAGGATATCCCGGACAACCAGGACAGCCAGGAAAGCCCGGTCAACAAGGAGGCCCCGGTGAGCCAGGTTACCCCGGACAGCCTGGACAACCAGGCAAACCAGGACAACCAGGATATCCCGGACAACCAGGACAGCCAGGCCAACCAGGCACACCAGGACAACCTGGATACCCTGGACAGCCCGGACAACCAGGACAACCCGGATACCCAGGACAATCAGGACAACCAGGCAAACCCGGACAACCTGGATACCCTGGACAGCCGGGACAACCAGGACAACCTGGACAGCCAGGATACCCCGGACAACCAGGACAGACCGGTCAACAAGGAGGCTCCGGTGAGCCAGGATACCCTGGACAGCCCGGAGAACCAGGACACCCCGGATACCCAGGACAATCAGGACAACCAGGAAAACCCGGACAACCTGGATACCCTGGACAGCCGGGACAACCAGGACAGCCAGGACAGCCCGGTCAACAAGGAGGCCCCGGTGAGCCAGGTTACCCCGGACAGCCCGGGCAACCAGGCAAGCCAGGCCAGCCCGGACAACCAGGACAACCCGGATATCCAGGGCAACCAGGACAGCAAGGCCAACCAGGCAAACCAGGACAACCTGGATACCCTGGACAGCCGGGACTACCAGGACAGCCCGGTCAACAAGGAGGCCCCGGTGAGCCAGGTTACCCCGGACAGCCCGGGCAACCAGGCAAGCCAGGCCAGCCCGGACAACCAGGACAACCCGGATACCCAGGGCAACCAGGACAGCAAGGCCAACCAGGCAAACCAGGACGACCTGGACAGCCAGGATATCCCGGACAACCAGGACAGCTAGGCCAACCAGGCAAACCAGGACAACCTGGATACCCTGGACAGCCGGGACAACCAGGACAACCTGGACAGCCCGGTCAACAAGGAGGCCCCGGTGAGCCAGGATACCCTGGACAGCCCGGAGAACCAGGACAACCCGGATATCCAGGACAATCAGGACAACCAGGCAAACCCGGACAACCTGGATACCCTGGACAGCCGGGACAACCAGGACAGCCCGGTCAACAAGGAGGCCCCGGTGAGCCAGGATACCCTGCACAGCCCGGACAACCAGGACAACCAGGCAAACCAGGACAACCTGGACAGCCAGGATATCCCGGACAACCAGGAGAGCCAGGCCAACCAGGCAAACCAGGACAACCTGGATACCCCGGACAGCCCGGACAACCAGGACATCCAGGCAAACCAGGACAACCTGGACAGCCAGGATACCCCGGACAACCAGGAATGCCAGGACAACCTGGACAGCCTGGATACCCCGGACAACCTGGATACCCAGGACAGCCCGGACAACCAGGACAGCAAGGTCAACCAGGGTACCCAGGACAATACCCAG ATTCTGAAGGCGCACCAACGGGCACTGGTGTGCAGCCGCCTGCGACTGTGCCATCTGGACAAATGCCACCGTTCCCTATCTACGTTATCCCGTATCCACTACCCATTGTTCCAAGCCCTGGATCATGTCCATGCTATCTACTTAACCCAGGACAAAACGGAACAACAACACAAGGTCAGGTTTCTCCGCCACCCAACTATCAAAATCAACCACAGTATGCTCCTTACGGTATTATTGGGTTCGTCCCAGTAGTATTCATGCCATACTGCCCAGGTAACGGCTCAACCATGAATAGCGCTCAACAGAACTTCCCCAATGCAGTTCCGATGCAATACAACTGCGCTCAATGCCAAGCCAACAGTGACATTTACAGATATCTTGGCAGACAAAGCGGAGGACGTAGCACAGGTTTCAAAGatctcaaagaaataaaatcccTCTCCGAATTAGAGGACCTATTAAGAAATCAAATCAAACCGTTAAAAAAGAGCGTTCGCACAATAGGCGCTAACCCACGAATACTAGACGATCCGAAAACAGAGAACGATAAGTCAGAAAAGAAAAATGCcaagaaaactgaaaaaaacaagcagtaa